One region of Flavobacterium pisciphilum genomic DNA includes:
- a CDS encoding PUR family DNA/RNA-binding protein, which yields MRENDMLEKEEIFSKVLRAGRRTYFFDVRATKADDYYITITESKKFTEEDGSFHFKKHKIYLYKEDFSAFAEILGEMTSYVLNHKGEEVISERHQKDFKKEYGSDKEEPVSHRSSFTDIDFDDI from the coding sequence ATGAGAGAAAATGACATGTTAGAAAAAGAAGAGATTTTTTCTAAAGTACTACGAGCAGGAAGAAGGACCTATTTCTTTGATGTAAGAGCTACAAAAGCAGACGATTACTATATCACAATTACCGAAAGCAAAAAATTCACAGAAGAAGATGGATCATTCCATTTTAAGAAACATAAAATTTACTTGTACAAAGAAGATTTTAGTGCCTTCGCAGAAATTTTAGGAGAAATGACTTCTTATGTTTTAAACCACAAAGGAGAAGAAGTAATCTCTGAAAGACATCAGAAAGATTTCAAAAAAGAATACGGTTCTGATAAAGAAGAGCCAGTATCTCACAGGTCGAGTTTTACAGATATTGATTTTGATGACATCTAA
- a CDS encoding ABC transporter ATP-binding protein, giving the protein MKELRYLNKYFIKYKYSFSLGIFITIIAQIFSLFTPKLISKSLSAIEKFDKLPESEKASEAVLSFYREGLIHNVLLIIATTIVAGFLTFLMRQTLIVMSRHIEFDLKNEVFQQYEKLSQNFYKQNRTGDLMNRISEDVSKVRMYVGPAVMYTINTFIRFTIVIIYMYSVSPLLTLYTILPLPILSYCIFKLSTEINKRSTVFQQYLSKVSSFTQEIFSGIRVIKAYSLENQHQNNMIDLANESKSKSLNLAKVQSLFGPLMIALIGISNLVVIYFGGVMYINGSIKSLGTIAEFILYVNMLTWPVASLGWVSSMVQEAEASQKRLNEFLKIEPEIKNNNPNHSTIDGTISFENVTYTYEDTNITALNDVTFTVKKGETLAILGKTGSGKSTILSLISRLYDVPQGQITIDGNEINQLNLNDLRNNIGIVPQDAFLFSDSIKNNIKFGNQNATDEEVIEAAKNAVVHDNIIGFNKQYDTILGERGITLSGGQKQRVSIARAIIKNPAILLFDDCLSAVDTETEETILNNLFEICKDKTTIIVSHRVSSAKNADRIIILEEGKIIQQGSHNQLINQEGYYSALYLKQLSEKELL; this is encoded by the coding sequence ATGAAAGAATTACGTTATTTAAACAAATATTTTATTAAATATAAATATAGTTTTTCCTTAGGAATTTTTATCACAATAATCGCACAAATATTTTCTCTATTTACTCCTAAGCTGATAAGCAAATCATTAAGTGCTATTGAAAAGTTTGACAAACTCCCTGAATCCGAAAAAGCATCAGAAGCTGTATTGTCTTTTTACAGAGAAGGACTCATACACAATGTCTTACTAATTATCGCTACAACAATTGTCGCCGGCTTCCTTACTTTTTTAATGCGTCAAACCTTGATTGTAATGTCTCGTCATATCGAATTTGACTTGAAAAATGAGGTTTTTCAGCAATACGAAAAACTATCTCAAAACTTTTACAAACAAAATCGTACTGGAGATTTAATGAACCGTATTAGTGAAGACGTTTCTAAGGTACGTATGTATGTAGGTCCTGCGGTAATGTACACTATCAATACCTTCATTCGTTTTACAATCGTAATCATATACATGTATAGCGTTTCGCCGCTTTTAACACTGTATACTATATTACCATTACCGATATTATCGTATTGCATTTTTAAATTAAGCACCGAAATAAACAAACGAAGTACTGTTTTTCAGCAATATCTATCAAAAGTTTCAAGCTTTACACAAGAAATATTTTCAGGAATCCGAGTTATTAAGGCTTATTCTTTAGAAAATCAACATCAAAATAATATGATTGACTTAGCAAACGAAAGCAAAAGCAAAAGCTTAAACCTTGCCAAAGTACAGTCTTTATTCGGTCCGTTGATGATTGCTTTAATAGGGATTAGTAATCTTGTAGTAATTTATTTTGGAGGTGTAATGTATATTAACGGAAGTATAAAAAGTCTTGGAACAATCGCTGAGTTTATTCTGTATGTAAATATGCTTACATGGCCCGTAGCTTCTCTAGGCTGGGTTTCGTCAATGGTACAAGAAGCCGAAGCATCTCAAAAAAGATTAAATGAGTTCTTAAAAATTGAACCTGAAATTAAAAACAACAATCCAAACCATTCAACTATCGACGGAACAATTTCTTTCGAAAATGTAACTTATACTTACGAAGACACCAATATTACTGCTCTTAATGATGTAACTTTTACAGTAAAAAAAGGAGAAACTTTGGCTATCTTAGGAAAAACTGGTTCAGGAAAATCGACTATACTGTCTTTAATTTCTCGCTTGTATGATGTTCCACAAGGGCAAATTACTATTGACGGCAATGAAATAAACCAATTAAACCTCAATGACTTACGCAACAATATAGGTATTGTACCACAAGATGCTTTCTTATTCTCTGACAGTATTAAGAACAACATTAAATTTGGTAACCAAAATGCAACTGACGAAGAAGTTATTGAAGCTGCAAAAAATGCAGTTGTTCATGACAACATTATTGGTTTCAACAAACAGTACGACACTATATTAGGAGAAAGAGGAATTACGCTTTCAGGTGGACAAAAACAGCGTGTTTCTATTGCCAGAGCAATCATAAAAAATCCAGCTATTTTACTTTTTGATGACTGTCTATCCGCTGTAGATACTGAAACTGAAGAAACAATTTTAAATAACTTATTTGAAATTTGTAAAGACAAAACTACCATAATTGTGAGTCATCGTGTGTCATCAGCCAAAAACGCAGATCGAATTATTATACTTGAGGAAGGAAAAATCATCCAACAAGGTTCTCATAATCAATTGATAAATCAAGAAGGGTATTATTCAGCGTTATATTTAAAACAACTTTCCGAAAAAGAATTACTTTAA
- a CDS encoding RBBP9/YdeN family alpha/beta hydrolase has product MEANLLILPGLGNSGDKHWQTYWHEKFKNSIRLVHDNWDEPIREEWIKKLDEEISKLDKPTILIAHSLAVSLVLHWTTFSTNKYIIGALLVAPADVDSPQHTPDCIRNFSPMPIIELPFPSIVVASENDPYASFERKEYFAKMWGSDFVNVGQQGHINSDSDLKYWEEGQEILNQLITKIDLSI; this is encoded by the coding sequence ATGGAAGCAAATTTATTAATACTACCTGGTTTAGGAAATTCAGGCGATAAACACTGGCAAACGTATTGGCATGAGAAATTTAAAAACTCAATTCGATTAGTTCATGACAATTGGGACGAACCTATCCGTGAAGAATGGATCAAAAAACTAGATGAAGAAATTTCGAAACTAGACAAACCAACTATTTTAATAGCCCATAGTTTAGCTGTTTCTTTAGTTTTACATTGGACAACATTTAGCACCAACAAATATATCATTGGAGCTTTACTTGTAGCCCCTGCCGATGTAGACTCTCCCCAACACACTCCTGATTGCATCAGAAACTTTTCCCCTATGCCAATTATCGAATTGCCATTTCCATCAATAGTTGTAGCTAGTGAAAATGATCCCTACGCATCCTTTGAAAGAAAAGAATATTTTGCTAAAATGTGGGGAAGTGACTTTGTTAATGTTGGTCAACAAGGACACATCAACTCCGATTCAGATTTAAAATACTGGGAAGAAGGACAAGAAATATTAAATCAGTTGATTACTAAGATTGATTTGAGTATTTAG